One Leptospira wolbachii serovar Codice str. CDC genomic region harbors:
- a CDS encoding bacteriohemerythrin, whose protein sequence is MIAHWDSKYETNISEIDSQHKKLFRLINNIETVYEENKHHLSGKSKVLLDAVSELEDYTLSHFLIEERVMELNQYPNLEAHINQHNKFTDKILDLKNRLGQGNLLSNDELLDTFFKDLIDFLRAWLTNHILKEDLDYKPFIKFSI, encoded by the coding sequence ATGATAGCGCATTGGGATTCGAAGTATGAAACGAATATTTCCGAGATTGATTCTCAACATAAAAAACTCTTTCGGTTAATTAACAATATCGAAACGGTTTACGAAGAAAACAAACACCACCTTTCAGGAAAATCGAAGGTGTTACTCGATGCAGTTTCTGAACTAGAGGATTATACTCTCAGTCATTTTTTGATTGAAGAACGTGTGATGGAACTCAACCAATATCCGAATCTAGAAGCACATATCAACCAACACAATAAGTTCACAGATAAAATATTGGATTTAAAAAATCGTTTGGGTCAGGGGAATTTACTTTCCAATGATGAATTATTGGATACTTTCTTTAAAGACTTAATTGATTTTTTACGGGCGTGGCTTACCAATCATATCTTGAAAGAAGATTTAGATTACAAACCTTTCATTAAGTTTAGTATATAA
- a CDS encoding fasciclin domain-containing protein yields MNKKFFQLTMITIVTCLSLAGVSCGKDEDSNSGKGISAVADDKSQQDVLKIAVGSKDHTTLVAAVQAAGLVDSLANQGPFTVFAPTNDAFAKLPAGTVDDLLKPSQKDALKNILEYHVVVGNLTESILKSEFTGKDDELGMANGGHTKVSLKNGKVLINGATIVASIPATNGIIHVVDTVLLPPAKK; encoded by the coding sequence ATGAACAAAAAATTTTTTCAATTAACCATGATTACAATTGTCACCTGTCTTTCGCTAGCTGGTGTTTCTTGCGGAAAGGATGAAGACTCCAATTCTGGCAAAGGAATTTCTGCAGTTGCCGATGACAAATCACAACAAGATGTACTAAAAATTGCAGTAGGTTCAAAAGACCATACTACCCTGGTTGCAGCTGTCCAAGCTGCGGGCCTTGTGGATTCCCTTGCTAACCAAGGACCGTTCACTGTGTTCGCACCAACAAACGATGCATTTGCAAAGTTACCTGCAGGAACTGTAGATGATCTTCTAAAACCAAGCCAAAAAGATGCATTGAAGAACATATTAGAATACCATGTTGTAGTGGGTAACTTAACCGAATCCATTTTGAAGTCTGAGTTCACTGGTAAAGATGACGAACTCGGAATGGCAAATGGAGGTCACACTAAAGTTTCCTTAAAAAATGGAAAGGTTTTGATCAATGGTGCCACCATTGTTGCATCCATTCCTGCAACTAACGGGATCATCCACGTAGTTGACACAGTGTTACTACCACCTGCAAAGAAATGA
- a CDS encoding c-type cytochrome, producing the protein MNLSILTGVHYRIKFGLIVGLLISMTIISCGGDKTEEAPASNAGSKGIGPVKSVTLGALDQSMADRGKKQFEAKCSACHKFEEKVVGPALQDVTLRRTPEWIMNMILNPVEMTQKDPIGQELLGEHLTQMTFQNIKEEEAREILEYFRKMDLK; encoded by the coding sequence ATGAACCTTTCAATATTAACCGGAGTACACTACCGAATCAAATTCGGACTTATAGTAGGACTCTTAATCAGTATGACAATCATATCCTGTGGAGGAGACAAAACAGAAGAAGCACCAGCATCTAATGCGGGTTCCAAAGGGATAGGACCAGTAAAATCTGTCACCCTGGGAGCTTTAGACCAGTCAATGGCAGATCGTGGAAAAAAACAATTTGAAGCCAAGTGTTCCGCTTGTCACAAATTCGAAGAAAAGGTTGTAGGACCTGCTCTTCAAGATGTTACACTCCGCAGAACTCCCGAATGGATTATGAATATGATCCTAAATCCAGTGGAGATGACTCAAAAAGATCCCATCGGACAAGAGTTACTCGGTGAACACTTAACTCAAATGACTTTTCAAAATATTAAGGAAGAAGAAGCACGAGAGATCCTCGAGTACTTCCGCAAGATGGATTTAAAATAG
- the nosZ gene encoding Sec-dependent nitrous-oxide reductase, which translates to MLKKSNLILVTLGITLMAFVPNCKKGAATATLASDAASRVYVAPGEKDEVYAFLSGGFSGQMSVYGIPSARLFKIIPVFSVFPENGYGFDEETKDMLKTTHGYVPWDDSHHVEASMTDGKQDGRWMFLNANNTPRLARIDLKSFETKEILEIPNTAGNHASPFATENTEYLMAATRFSVPVPQASVAIDSFSKGGFKGTVTMVKVDKNTGRLSIELQVLVPGFNYDLSHCGKKKSHDWCFFSSYNSEQAHKMLEVGASKKDKDFILAFNWVRAKECKDQGKAYNFGGEYVNNFHDENKPAVSTKLSGVKMLNPKDCPGMMYYMPTPKSPHGTDVDSTGEYIVGGGKLASVIPVHSFSKMMEVKDKKEHHSTEIEGIPVLKYESTLAGEVQKPCLGPLHTEFDGQGYAYTSCFVSSEVVKWKLGTWEVVQHLPAYYSVGHLSIVGGSSSEPYGKYLIAMNKITKDRYLPVGMELPQSAQLYDISSGKAELLSDFPTVGEPHYSQMIPAKLLMDKTAKLFPLEENKHPYATKNENDAKIVRLGSTVHIYMTAIRSHFKPDIIEARTGETLYFHVTNLEQDYDIPHGFAIGGAPNMTNLLIMPGETRTFKWVAPKPGVYPFYCTDFCSALHQEMQQYIRVSP; encoded by the coding sequence ATGTTAAAAAAATCAAATTTAATACTCGTTACACTTGGAATCACCCTTATGGCATTCGTTCCGAATTGCAAAAAGGGTGCAGCTACGGCAACACTTGCTTCCGATGCTGCTTCTAGAGTGTATGTGGCTCCAGGTGAAAAGGACGAAGTATACGCCTTTTTATCTGGTGGGTTTAGTGGTCAGATGTCCGTTTACGGAATTCCATCTGCACGGTTGTTCAAGATCATTCCAGTGTTTTCTGTGTTTCCAGAAAACGGATATGGGTTTGATGAAGAAACCAAAGACATGTTAAAAACAACTCATGGTTATGTGCCGTGGGATGATAGCCACCACGTAGAAGCATCTATGACTGATGGAAAACAAGATGGTCGTTGGATGTTTTTAAATGCAAACAACACACCAAGGCTTGCAAGGATTGATCTAAAGTCTTTTGAGACCAAAGAGATTTTAGAAATCCCAAACACTGCCGGTAACCACGCATCTCCGTTTGCAACAGAAAATACAGAGTATTTGATGGCAGCAACTAGATTCTCGGTTCCTGTTCCGCAAGCAAGCGTTGCTATCGACAGTTTCTCCAAAGGTGGGTTCAAAGGAACTGTCACTATGGTGAAAGTGGATAAAAACACAGGAAGACTTTCCATTGAATTGCAAGTTCTTGTTCCTGGGTTTAACTATGACTTATCCCATTGTGGTAAAAAGAAATCCCATGACTGGTGTTTCTTCAGTAGTTACAACTCTGAACAAGCACACAAAATGTTAGAAGTTGGTGCTTCTAAAAAAGATAAAGACTTTATCTTAGCATTCAACTGGGTTCGTGCTAAAGAATGTAAAGACCAAGGAAAGGCTTACAACTTTGGTGGTGAATACGTAAACAACTTCCACGATGAAAACAAACCAGCCGTTTCTACTAAGTTAAGCGGTGTGAAGATGTTGAATCCGAAGGATTGTCCAGGTATGATGTATTACATGCCAACACCAAAAAGTCCACATGGAACTGACGTTGACTCTACAGGAGAATACATTGTCGGTGGTGGAAAGTTAGCATCCGTAATCCCAGTTCACTCCTTTAGCAAAATGATGGAAGTGAAAGACAAAAAGGAACACCATTCGACTGAAATCGAAGGAATTCCAGTTCTTAAATATGAATCTACACTTGCTGGTGAAGTACAAAAACCATGTCTTGGTCCATTACATACTGAGTTCGACGGTCAAGGGTATGCCTATACTTCTTGTTTCGTAAGTTCTGAAGTTGTAAAATGGAAACTCGGCACATGGGAAGTGGTACAACATCTACCTGCTTATTATAGTGTTGGTCACTTATCTATCGTTGGTGGTAGTTCTTCAGAGCCTTACGGTAAGTATCTGATTGCCATGAACAAAATCACTAAAGACAGATATCTGCCTGTAGGTATGGAGTTACCGCAAAGTGCGCAACTCTATGACATCTCTTCTGGTAAAGCGGAATTGTTGTCAGACTTCCCTACTGTGGGAGAACCACACTATTCACAAATGATTCCGGCAAAACTGCTTATGGATAAAACAGCAAAACTCTTTCCTTTGGAAGAAAACAAACATCCGTATGCGACCAAAAATGAGAATGATGCAAAAATTGTAAGATTAGGAAGTACTGTCCATATCTACATGACTGCGATTCGTTCTCACTTCAAACCGGATATCATTGAAGCAAGAACTGGGGAAACTCTATACTTCCACGTAACCAACTTGGAACAAGATTATGATATTCCTCACGGATTTGCGATTGGTGGAGCACCTAACATGACAAACCTTCTTATCATGCCAGGTGAAACTAGAACCTTTAAATGGGTTGCTCCAAAACCAGGAGTTTATCCTTTCTACTGCACAGACTTCTGTTCTGCTCTACACCAAGAGATGCAACAGTACATCCGAGTTAGTCCATAA
- a CDS encoding nitrous oxide reductase accessory protein NosL yields the protein MWFKNLKLVCIFFTVGLINCGEVHPERLTVGEMKCSHCSMNIVDMRFHTQLITYKGKRYHFDAIECLEQFQKDKDLKTQKIWVTNYLDTNEFLSKDEAIIIHSDKIRSPMGAGLAAFKTHEDSIPFQK from the coding sequence ATGTGGTTTAAGAACTTAAAACTTGTTTGTATTTTCTTCACAGTTGGCCTGATCAACTGTGGGGAAGTCCATCCCGAACGATTGACAGTTGGGGAAATGAAATGTAGTCATTGTTCAATGAACATTGTAGATATGCGATTTCATACACAACTCATCACTTATAAAGGAAAAAGATACCATTTCGATGCCATTGAATGTTTGGAGCAATTTCAAAAAGACAAAGACTTAAAAACACAAAAAATATGGGTCACTAACTATTTAGATACAAACGAATTTCTCTCGAAAGACGAGGCAATCATCATTCATTCAGACAAAATTCGTTCGCCAATGGGTGCAGGACTTGCCGCTTTTAAAACTCATGAAGACTCTATCCCATTTCAAAAGTAA
- a CDS encoding nitrous oxide reductase family maturation protein NosD → MPLLKLMKTLSHFKSKRIDQRTNLNHKHHLINNHIHLAWKKFFSIFAFILFSIFPIYPLSAKTIAVCSNCTVKSVKTAIALSQNGDTIKIQTGTYKEGFLPITKSITIVGEAGVVIDGLKEKHVFGIYSNGVRLENLKIMGSGISDLTEYAGVYADKVKNCHFENLILEDNVYGFYLAETTNCTLKNNISIGNAENEVLGGNGIHLWSASNNKIIGNKLQKHRDGIYLEFSENLDIQGNESKENIRYGMHFMSSSHNQFNRNIFKNNSAGVAVMYSKDIIMEENEFMDNWGESSNGILLKDIADSTLSKNRFEGNTIAVFADGITNIKFLNNDFINNGWGIKILGNTDYNKIIDNNFIKNVFDVSTNTKSTTNEFVNNYWDHYEGYDLDKDHIGDVPHKTIHFFGYWIAVYPFLMVLYESPVVLFLQGIEKAFPIVTPIEFEDQHPRMKERI, encoded by the coding sequence TTGCCGCTTTTAAAACTCATGAAGACTCTATCCCATTTCAAAAGTAAAAGGATTGATCAAAGAACCAATTTGAATCATAAACACCATTTAATCAACAACCACATCCATCTCGCATGGAAAAAGTTCTTTTCTATTTTTGCTTTTATACTTTTCTCTATTTTCCCTATCTATCCTTTGTCTGCAAAAACCATTGCTGTTTGTTCCAATTGCACGGTAAAATCAGTAAAAACTGCTATCGCTCTTTCTCAAAACGGAGACACCATAAAAATCCAAACAGGAACCTACAAAGAAGGATTTTTACCAATTACAAAATCCATCACAATCGTAGGAGAAGCCGGTGTTGTGATCGACGGACTCAAAGAAAAACATGTGTTTGGAATTTATTCCAACGGAGTGCGCCTAGAAAATTTAAAAATCATGGGAAGTGGAATCTCTGATTTAACCGAATATGCTGGAGTTTATGCTGATAAAGTCAAAAACTGCCATTTCGAAAACTTAATTTTAGAAGATAATGTCTATGGTTTTTATCTCGCAGAAACAACCAACTGCACACTCAAAAATAATATTTCCATAGGAAACGCAGAAAATGAAGTCCTCGGTGGGAACGGCATCCACCTTTGGTCTGCCAGCAATAACAAAATCATTGGAAACAAACTACAAAAACACCGTGATGGAATTTATTTAGAATTTTCAGAGAACTTAGACATTCAAGGCAATGAATCCAAAGAGAACATTCGTTATGGAATGCATTTTATGTCTTCCAGCCATAACCAATTCAATCGGAATATTTTCAAAAACAATTCTGCCGGTGTTGCCGTGATGTATAGTAAAGATATCATCATGGAAGAAAATGAGTTTATGGATAACTGGGGAGAAAGTTCGAATGGAATTCTTTTAAAAGATATTGCAGATAGCACATTGTCTAAAAATCGATTCGAAGGGAATACAATTGCTGTGTTTGCCGATGGAATTACCAATATAAAGTTTCTGAATAATGATTTTATCAACAATGGTTGGGGAATTAAAATCCTAGGAAATACTGATTATAACAAAATTATAGATAATAATTTTATAAAGAATGTATTTGATGTAAGCACCAATACAAAATCTACTACCAATGAATTTGTAAATAACTACTGGGATCACTATGAAGGTTATGATTTGGACAAAGATCATATCGGTGATGTTCCCCACAAAACCATTCATTTTTTTGGTTACTGGATTGCTGTGTATCCTTTCCTAATGGTGCTTTATGAATCCCCAGTGGTTCTTTTTTTACAAGGGATTGAAAAAGCCTTCCCCATTGTGACACCGATCGAATTTGAAGACCAACATCCTAGGATGAAGGAAAGAATATGA
- a CDS encoding ABC transporter ATP-binding protein, which translates to MIEVKNLTISYGGNSVAVKDVNFQTESGNIVSIIGPNGSGKSSLIKGILGLVQPSSGQILFQSKINEPHTIGYMPQTPRFPTNIKVRELISFFKKLELVEEERFQNLLSILELNSHMDKKIGSLSGGTKQKISILQCFSSKKDLYVIDEPTASLDPYISHLLKSLLAEKKKEGSLVIFSTHILKELQELADRFLLLSEGSILIDDSPENFLRKNNKTDLDQALMNFWNEEYKTKP; encoded by the coding sequence ATGATAGAAGTAAAAAATCTTACCATCAGTTACGGTGGTAACTCTGTTGCCGTCAAAGATGTAAACTTTCAAACAGAATCAGGGAATATTGTATCCATCATTGGCCCTAATGGATCAGGAAAAAGTTCTCTCATCAAAGGAATCCTGGGACTCGTACAACCCAGTTCTGGACAAATTTTATTCCAAAGCAAAATCAATGAACCACATACCATCGGTTATATGCCACAAACGCCTCGTTTCCCAACAAATATTAAAGTAAGAGAACTAATTTCGTTTTTTAAAAAACTAGAACTTGTTGAGGAAGAAAGATTTCAAAACCTTTTATCAATTTTAGAGTTAAATAGCCACATGGATAAAAAAATTGGATCTCTATCGGGAGGAACCAAACAAAAAATTAGCATCCTCCAGTGTTTTTCTTCCAAAAAAGATCTGTATGTGATCGATGAACCCACTGCCAGTTTAGATCCATATATCTCGCATTTATTAAAATCTCTTTTGGCAGAAAAGAAAAAAGAAGGTTCTCTTGTTATATTTTCAACTCATATATTAAAGGAGTTACAAGAGTTAGCCGACAGATTTCTTCTTTTATCAGAAGGGTCCATTCTGATTGATGATTCTCCGGAAAATTTTCTCAGAAAAAACAACAAAACTGATTTAGATCAGGCACTAATGAATTTCTGGAATGAGGAATACAAAACAAAGCCATGA
- a CDS encoding ABC transporter permease, whose product MKEILFFEIKENIRSRWVFIYSGILILVMMILSFFGDQNGIRLLVSTMNLTLIVIPLFAITFSGMSFLESMPFAEVLLSKSVSRSSLFLGKYLGITVSLSLGLLFGLGIPGFFLFSNEPKFLFLFSELLVFGIFLTAIFVALAFLVSSLIRRGEIVLTVSLLVWLYFFIFFDALVFIFSLYLGDYPIEIPSLIVILLNPIDLIRILLILQTSSSALLGFSGALLLRQLGLYGVFGITILFLSLWVSIPLYIAFKRFQKRNF is encoded by the coding sequence ATGAAAGAAATTTTATTTTTTGAAATCAAAGAAAATATCAGAAGTCGATGGGTATTCATTTACTCAGGAATTCTCATCCTTGTGATGATGATCTTAAGTTTTTTTGGAGATCAGAATGGAATCCGATTGCTCGTAAGCACAATGAACTTAACACTCATTGTCATTCCTTTATTCGCTATTACATTTTCTGGAATGTCATTTTTAGAATCGATGCCTTTTGCTGAAGTATTACTTTCTAAATCAGTAAGTAGAAGTTCTCTTTTTTTGGGCAAGTATTTAGGAATCACGGTATCACTTTCCCTCGGATTATTATTCGGTTTAGGTATTCCTGGGTTTTTTCTTTTTTCAAATGAACCTAAATTCCTATTTTTATTTTCTGAGTTACTCGTTTTTGGAATTTTCTTAACAGCAATCTTTGTAGCACTAGCGTTTTTAGTTTCTTCTTTGATTCGAAGGGGAGAAATTGTTTTAACTGTTTCTCTTTTGGTTTGGTTGTACTTCTTTATCTTTTTCGATGCCCTTGTTTTTATCTTTAGTTTGTATTTAGGTGACTATCCAATAGAAATTCCCTCTCTAATCGTTATTTTACTTAACCCGATCGACTTAATTAGAATTCTTTTAATTTTACAAACCAGCTCTTCTGCCCTGCTAGGATTTTCTGGTGCCTTACTATTAAGGCAATTAGGACTGTACGGTGTGTTCGGCATTACTATTTTGTTTCTAAGTTTATGGGTCAGCATCCCACTATACATAGCTTTTAAACGATTCCAAAAACGAAATTTTTAG
- a CDS encoding LIC_11090 family protein, with the protein MKRWLQIASVLILLPFIGKILFLETGLLAQSMYRLSMICHCNHGSKNEIHKEEESHSSQRITCHLTKGSGPHQCSCAKKKSATKILQSQSMNPSFTTETKLNNLIAYDVIILAFKTNFLLLTGFSHPPDKPPRHILT; encoded by the coding sequence ATGAAACGTTGGTTACAAATAGCCTCGGTTTTGATCTTACTTCCCTTTATAGGTAAAATCCTATTTTTGGAAACTGGATTACTTGCCCAGTCTATGTACCGCCTTTCTATGATTTGTCATTGCAACCACGGTTCCAAAAACGAAATCCATAAAGAAGAAGAATCCCATTCTTCACAGAGGATTACCTGCCACCTAACCAAAGGGAGTGGTCCTCACCAATGTTCCTGTGCCAAGAAAAAATCAGCGACTAAGATTCTTCAATCTCAGTCTATGAATCCTAGTTTTACGACAGAAACAAAATTAAATAACTTAATTGCCTATGATGTAATCATCCTCGCCTTCAAGACAAACTTCCTCCTCTTGACAGGTTTTTCCCACCCACCTGACAAACCACCAAGACATATCCTTACCTAA
- a CDS encoding copper chaperone PCu(A)C: MTEMKLKILIIILIMTTPLLSKEVKLENAYIKYTSSSNSVVYLTLNNTSNTEKKLIETKSNIADRVELFTMKPSDSGTKMIPVSEIPIPKKSLVHLTPKGYHIMLFGIKSPLKLKESIPFRFLFSDGSEIQINIPVESNPPNKEINSKLTGQATKTDDPSSGNGTDETDMSTYDPNESSNEDHLNHDHSGHEGHEQHNRADALAPAGIMNPHIHEKGKWMIDYRYMGMKMWGLQSGTSGLSDLGTLYFPYTDPTVQMPTGSLITSSPLGTTIPVLSPNKYNYMSVPTDMVMEMNMVSAMTSISDKWMIMFMVPAVKNKMTMASSNFDRAPMSSAGIGDVSFSTAYRLIKTEHQNFFTGMGLSLPTGSIDERDNMPMMGKQKVPYNMQPGTGTYSLLPQLSYNGNYKRISWGAQSQATLRIGKNDNNYRFGNRYEVSGWLSFLVHETMSLSVRVAKQKWLNLQGMDATLDPKMDPQNDPYRQGGTRSDLLIGVNFLVTSGILQGARFGFEYGKPFHQNLNGPQLGTRELINVFASFTF; this comes from the coding sequence ATGACAGAAATGAAACTTAAAATTTTAATCATTATACTTATTATGACCACTCCTCTTCTTTCTAAAGAGGTAAAACTTGAGAATGCTTATATCAAATATACATCCTCTTCAAACTCTGTTGTTTATCTTACTTTAAACAATACTTCCAATACAGAAAAAAAACTCATCGAAACAAAATCAAACATAGCGGATCGAGTAGAGTTATTCACAATGAAACCATCGGATTCGGGAACAAAAATGATTCCAGTTTCTGAAATTCCAATTCCAAAAAAAAGTTTAGTGCATCTCACTCCGAAAGGGTATCATATCATGCTTTTCGGAATCAAATCCCCACTCAAATTAAAAGAATCCATACCTTTTCGTTTTCTATTTTCCGATGGATCGGAGATTCAAATCAACATTCCTGTGGAATCAAATCCACCTAACAAAGAAATTAACTCCAAACTAACAGGTCAGGCTACAAAAACAGATGATCCATCTTCTGGGAACGGAACAGATGAAACGGATATGTCAACTTACGACCCAAATGAATCATCTAACGAAGACCATTTGAATCATGACCACTCTGGGCACGAAGGACATGAACAACACAACCGAGCCGACGCTTTAGCTCCTGCGGGAATTATGAATCCACATATCCATGAAAAAGGTAAGTGGATGATTGATTACCGTTACATGGGAATGAAGATGTGGGGTTTGCAGTCGGGAACCAGTGGATTGTCCGATCTTGGGACTTTGTATTTTCCTTACACCGACCCCACGGTTCAAATGCCAACAGGAAGTTTGATTACAAGCTCACCATTAGGGACAACAATTCCAGTTTTATCACCTAACAAGTACAATTACATGTCTGTTCCTACAGATATGGTGATGGAAATGAACATGGTAAGTGCTATGACTTCCATTTCTGACAAGTGGATGATCATGTTTATGGTTCCGGCAGTAAAAAACAAAATGACCATGGCATCAAGTAATTTTGACCGCGCACCTATGAGTTCTGCGGGTATTGGGGATGTAAGTTTTAGCACTGCTTACCGATTGATAAAAACAGAACATCAAAATTTTTTCACTGGGATGGGTCTATCTCTTCCCACAGGTTCAATTGATGAAAGAGACAATATGCCTATGATGGGAAAACAAAAGGTTCCTTATAATATGCAACCAGGAACAGGTACCTATAGTTTGTTACCGCAATTGTCATATAACGGGAATTATAAGAGAATTTCCTGGGGAGCCCAATCACAAGCAACCTTACGTATAGGAAAAAATGATAACAACTATCGATTTGGAAATCGGTATGAAGTCTCTGGTTGGTTATCTTTTCTTGTGCACGAAACCATGTCACTCTCAGTCCGAGTAGCCAAACAAAAATGGCTCAACTTACAAGGAATGGATGCGACCTTAGATCCCAAGATGGATCCGCAAAATGATCCCTACCGCCAAGGAGGAACGCGGAGTGACCTACTCATCGGTGTTAACTTTCTTGTTACAAGTGGAATTTTACAAGGGGCTCGGTTTGGATTCGAATATGGTAAACCCTTCCATCAAAATCTAAACGGACCACAACTAGGAACAAGAGAACTCATCAATGTATTTGCTTCGTTTACATTTTAA
- a CDS encoding GNAT family N-acetyltransferase codes for MTNNHLTIRKAIPSDKDFIVPLIYSSGPKAWTFVFQEGQKTAFDFLNTSYVRRGNTVSYTNHFVAEIEGRVVGSILSYSQPSFLALTLGTALRILSVYGLRAPKVMARGLKTETIIQPPKSGCLYLGHIAVLETERNKGIAKELINFMISKETKYKTSSLDVSAENQPAISLYQKLGFQIKETRHPLGWEGTIPSHYYMEKQI; via the coding sequence ATGACCAATAACCACCTAACTATTCGTAAAGCAATACCCTCTGATAAGGATTTCATTGTCCCACTCATCTATTCTTCAGGACCTAAGGCCTGGACTTTTGTATTCCAAGAAGGGCAAAAAACTGCTTTTGACTTTTTAAATACGTCGTATGTTCGTCGGGGAAATACGGTTTCGTATACCAACCATTTTGTGGCTGAGATAGAGGGTCGGGTCGTTGGTTCTATTCTTTCTTACTCACAACCTAGTTTTTTAGCACTCACATTAGGAACTGCCCTTCGAATCCTTTCTGTGTATGGACTTCGAGCTCCGAAAGTGATGGCCCGAGGACTCAAAACAGAAACCATCATCCAACCACCAAAGTCAGGATGTTTGTATTTAGGTCATATTGCCGTTTTAGAAACGGAAAGAAACAAGGGGATCGCCAAAGAACTTATCAACTTTATGATATCTAAAGAAACAAAATATAAAACTTCCTCTTTGGATGTTTCGGCAGAAAACCAACCTGCCATATCCCTCTATCAAAAGTTAGGTTTTCAAATCAAAGAAACAAGACATCCTTTGGGTTGGGAGGGAACGATTCCTTCGCACTACTATATGGAAAAACAAATTTAA
- a CDS encoding phytanoyl-CoA dioxygenase family protein, with the protein MNGIDSETKSKLKTLGYHLFPNLIPLDRIRLLKEILIRTNEEWLQEFQNPKNINSAYLTSAKYMKDKNDRKTLFEFIESDLLLDVCDLIFNDPIYFLNTQIFFNPLDPNKLPYWHRDIQYLGISEEEQKNRIEKDHVWHFRIPLEEDPGIWLIPGSHTRWDTEKERQVRLELEGKKNNADMEGQILIPHNPGDLLVFSAHLIHKGNYGSNRFSFDILYTNFPEQKQIAEKWNHFPEENYQRKNPKRKTLFQLV; encoded by the coding sequence ATGAACGGTATAGATTCAGAAACAAAATCTAAATTAAAAACATTGGGTTACCACTTGTTTCCCAATCTGATTCCACTTGATAGAATCAGATTGTTAAAAGAAATCCTTATTCGCACTAACGAGGAATGGTTGCAGGAATTTCAGAATCCAAAGAATATAAATAGTGCTTATCTGACTTCCGCAAAGTATATGAAAGATAAAAATGATAGAAAAACTCTATTTGAATTTATAGAGTCCGATTTGTTGCTGGATGTTTGTGATTTGATTTTCAATGATCCTATATACTTTCTCAATACACAGATCTTTTTTAATCCTTTAGACCCAAACAAACTACCCTATTGGCATAGGGACATCCAATACCTCGGAATCTCTGAAGAAGAACAAAAAAACCGAATAGAGAAAGACCATGTTTGGCACTTTCGCATTCCTTTAGAGGAAGATCCTGGAATTTGGCTTATTCCCGGTTCCCACACTCGTTGGGATACAGAGAAAGAGAGGCAAGTGCGTTTGGAACTCGAGGGAAAGAAAAACAATGCGGACATGGAAGGTCAAATTCTTATCCCACACAATCCCGGTGATCTTTTAGTATTTTCAGCTCACCTGATTCACAAAGGGAATTACGGTTCCAATCGTTTTTCTTTTGATATCCTATACACTAACTTTCCAGAACAAAAACAAATCGCAGAAAAATGGAATCATTTCCCAGAGGAAAACTACCAACGGAAAAATCCAAAAAGAAAAACCCTTTTCCAATTAGTTTAA
- a CDS encoding DinB family protein: MKDFFLRNNAYHIWATKLLYESLENISEENYKKDLGLFFKSIHGTLNHLLLVEKVWYSRLVGEVYVPLSLAEEIESDRQTLKIRMIQTLEKWNTWLQDLDNSVWPTLFRYKTMRGFEAELIFSDVVQHDFNHRTHHRGQITSAITQLGEKSPEIDFVYYLQSLGK; this comes from the coding sequence ATGAAAGATTTTTTCTTACGAAACAATGCTTATCATATTTGGGCTACAAAACTTCTATATGAATCACTGGAAAACATTTCTGAGGAAAATTACAAAAAGGATCTAGGTTTATTTTTTAAATCGATTCATGGAACTCTCAATCATTTGTTACTGGTAGAAAAAGTTTGGTATTCAAGGCTTGTGGGGGAAGTATATGTTCCTCTATCTCTCGCAGAAGAAATCGAATCAGACCGCCAAACATTAAAAATACGGATGATCCAAACATTGGAGAAGTGGAACACTTGGTTACAGGATCTAGACAATTCAGTTTGGCCCACTCTCTTTCGTTATAAAACCATGCGAGGGTTCGAAGCGGAACTTATTTTCAGTGATGTGGTCCAACACGATTTTAACCACCGCACACACCATAGAGGCCAGATTACTTCCGCTATTACACAGTTAGGTGAGAAGTCTCCCGAAATTGATTTTGTATATTACCTTCAATCACTAGGAAAATAA